In a genomic window of Punica granatum isolate Tunisia-2019 chromosome 6, ASM765513v2, whole genome shotgun sequence:
- the LOC116210672 gene encoding exosome complex component RRP4 homolog isoform X1: MGRMRGLEIPLTQTQKIRLQRALQKLESLSSKANSNASVTVADSIPVNYDDGFLKGHGTSELNGEVIATVCGVVERVNKLVYVRTLRARYKPEVGDIVVGRVIEVAPKRWRIDINFSQDAVLMLSSMNLPDGIQRRRTAVDELNMRSIFEENDVVCAEVRGFHHDGLQLQARSQKYGKLERGQLLSIPPYLVKRRKQHFHYIEEYGIDLILGCNGFIWVGEHAEPKDDMVIDEQANKSDQILKPSKYSMTLEEQERAYTPLETRQNVCRTANAIRVLSTLGFSVTIEIIMDTVTMSMSLKEIHEMLGSEFCVLVAEREAERRSSAKKKG; this comes from the exons ATGGGGAGGATGAGAGGATTGGAGATTCCATTGACGCAAACACAGAAGATAAGGCTGCAGAGAGCGCTGCAGAAGCTCGAGTCTCTGTCTTCCAAGGCCAATTCCAATGCCTCTGTCACTGTTGCTGACTCCATCCCTGTCAACTATGATGACGGGTTCCTCAA GGGGCATGGAACATCTGAGCTTAATGGTGAAGTCATTGCTACTGTGTGTGGAGTAGTCGAGCGGGTTAACAAGCTAGTGTATGTTCGAACTCTTCGAGCCAG GTACAAGCCAGAAGTTGGAGATATCGTTGTTGGACGTGTTATCGAG gtCGCTCCAAAGCGTTGGAGAATTGATATAAATTTTAGCCAGGATGCTGTTTTAATGCTTTCCTCTATGAACTTGCCTGATGGGATTCAG AGGCGGCGAACTGCTGTCGATGAGCTCAACATGCGCAGTAtttttgaagaaaatgatGTAGTGTGT GCTGAAGTCCGTGGCTTCCACCATGATGGGTTGCAACTTCAGGCAAGAAGTCAGAAATATGGGAAG CTTGAGAGAGGACAGTTGCTTTCAATCCCTCCATATTTAGTAAAAAGACGGAAGCAACATTTCCACTATATCGAGGAGTATGGTATTGACCTGATCCTTGGCTGCAACGGATTCATCTGGGTAGGAGAACACGCGGAACCAAAGGATGATATGGTCATAGATGAACAAGCGAATAAATCAGATCAGATCCTAAAGCCCAGCAAATACTCCATGACCCTTGAAGAACAAGAACGAGCATACACTCCCCTGGAGACAAGGCAAAATGTTTGCAGAACTGCCAATGCAATCAGGGTCCTGTCCACTTTGGGCTTCAGCGTCACTATAGAAATAATTATGGATACGGTTACTATGAGCATGTCACTGAAGGAGATTCATGAGATGCTTGGATCTGAGTTTTGTGTCCTGGTTGCAGAAAGAGAGGCCGAGAGAAGAAGCTCGGCAAAAAAGAAGGGGTGA
- the LOC116210673 gene encoding auxin-binding protein T85, translating to MRTMATLGRLGIGLTVIALLSAVAEASLCSINGIPLVRNISELPQDNYGRGGLSHITVAGSVLHGMKEIEVWLQTFAPGSHTPIHRHSCEEVFVVLKGSGTLYLAPNSHVKYPGTPEEFPIFSNSTFHIPVNDAHQVWNTNEREDLQVLVIISRPPVKVFIYEDWSMPHTAAKLKFPYHWDEECLLTTPPSAKDEL from the exons ATGCGAACAATGGCGACGTTGGGAAGACTGGGAATCGGTCTCACTGTAATTGCTCTTCTCTCTGCAGTCGCCGAAGCTTCTCTCTGCTCCATCAATG GGATTCCATTAGTGAGGAATATTAGCGAGCTCCCGCAAGATAACTACGGGAGGGGAGGCTTGTCCCATATTACCGTCGCAGGTTCTGTCTTACATGGGATGAAAGAG ATTGAGGTTTGGCTACAAACCTTTGCTCCTGGATCTCATACCCCGATTCACAGGCATTCCTGTGAAGAGGTCTTTGTTGTTCTGAAGGGGAGCGGTACTCTCTATCTTGCCCCGAACTCGCATGTAAAGTACCCTGGTACACCTGAAGAGTTCCCCATATTCTCGAACAGCACATTTCACATCCCTGTCAACGATGCTCACCAG GTCTGGAATACAAATGAACGTGAGGATCTGCAGGTGCTCGTCATAATATCACGTCCGCCAGTGAAAGT GTTTATATATGAAGACTGGTCCATGCCACATACAGCTGCAAAACTCAAGTTCCCGTACCACTGGGACGAAGAGTGTCTCCTGACAACACCTCCATCTGCGAAGGATGAGCTTTAG
- the LOC116210672 gene encoding exosome complex component RRP4 homolog isoform X2 codes for MGRMRGLEIPLTQTQKIRLQRALQKLESLSTKANSNASVTVADSIPVNYDDGFLKGHGTSELNGEVIATVCGVVERVNKLVYVRTLRARYKPEVGDIVVGRVIEVAPKRWRIDINFSQDAVLMLSSMNLPDGIQRRRTAVDELNMRSIFEENDVVCAEVRGFHHDGLQLQARSQKYGKLERGQLLSIPPYLVKRRKQHFHYIEEYGIDLILGCNGFIWVGEHAEPKDDMVIDEQANKSDQILKPSKYSMTLEEQERAYTPLETRQNVCRTANAIRVLSTLGFSVTIEIIMDTVTMSMSLKEIHEMLGSEFCVLVAEREAERRSSAKKKG; via the exons ATGGGGAGGATGAGAGGATTGGAGATTCCATTGACGCAAACACAGAAGATAAGGCTGCAGAGAGCGCTGCAGAAGCTCGAGTCTCTGTCTACCAAGGCCAATTCCAATGCCTCTGTCACTGTTGCTGACTCCATCCCTGTCAACTATGATGACGGGTTCCTCAA GGGGCATGGAACATCTGAGCTTAATGGTGAAGTCATTGCTACTGTGTGTGGAGTAGTCGAGCGGGTTAACAAGCTAGTGTATGTTCGAACTCTTCGAGCCAG GTACAAGCCAGAAGTTGGAGATATCGTTGTTGGACGTGTTATCGAG gtCGCTCCAAAGCGTTGGAGAATTGATATAAATTTTAGCCAGGATGCTGTTTTAATGCTTTCCTCTATGAACTTGCCTGATGGGATTCAG AGGCGGCGAACTGCTGTCGATGAGCTCAACATGCGCAGTAtttttgaagaaaatgatGTAGTGTGT GCTGAAGTCCGTGGCTTCCACCATGATGGGTTGCAACTTCAGGCAAGAAGTCAGAAATATGGGAAG CTTGAGAGAGGACAGTTGCTTTCAATCCCTCCATATTTAGTAAAAAGACGGAAGCAACATTTCCACTATATCGAGGAGTATGGTATTGACCTGATCCTTGGCTGCAACGGATTCATCTGGGTAGGAGAACACGCGGAACCAAAGGATGATATGGTCATAGATGAACAAGCGAATAAATCAGATCAGATCCTAAAGCCCAGCAAATACTCCATGACCCTTGAAGAACAAGAACGAGCATACACTCCCCTGGAGACAAGGCAAAATGTTTGCAGAACTGCCAATGCAATCAGGGTCCTGTCCACTTTGGGCTTCAGCGTCACTATAGAAATAATTATGGATACGGTTACTATGAGCATGTCACTGAAGGAGATTCATGAGATGCTTGGATCTGAGTTTTGTGTCCTGGTTGCAGAAAGAGAGGCCGAGAGAAGAAGCTCGGCAAAAAAGAAGGGGTGA
- the LOC116211581 gene encoding transcription termination factor MTERF4, chloroplastic, whose translation MLARSHLGIVKPGFLLVHPEFPSGPALEWSFHTQRKYDKRTCFWTRFRCYVRERNYRSGSADSAVSRRESIKIGKSQVGSSSLYSRPSLLQMKNERMENRARVYEFLRGIGIVPDELDGLELPVTAEVMKERVDFLHKLGLTIEDVNNYPLVLGCSVKKNMIPVLDYLGKLGVRKSTFVSFLRRYPQVLHASVVVDLAPVVKYLQGMDIKPNDIPRVLERYPEVLGFKLEGTMSTSVAYLVGIGVARREIGGVLTGYPEILGMRVGRVIKPFVEYLEGLGLPRLAVARLIERGPHILGFELEDRVKPNVESLLEFHVRRALLPSVVAQYPEIIGIEDLDAKLQNQRDLLSSIAELNYEDFGRAIERMPQVVSLNNNPVVKHVDFLKNYCGFSPQQVREMVVQCPQLLALNIDIMKMSFDFFQQDMNRPLDDLVAFPAFFTYGLESTIKPRHKMVARKGLKCSLSWLLNCSDDKFRERMDYEGIDLEEMEPVPSFDVETLMEPRTDDQSGSDYEEDSEDDEVM comes from the coding sequence ATGTTGGCAAGAAGCCATCTTGGCATTGTGAAACCCGGGTTTTTGCTCGTTCATCCCGAGTTTCCGTCCGGTCCAGCGCTCGAATGGTCCTTTCATACCCAGCGAAAGTATGATAAGAGGACTTGTTTCTGGACTAGGTTTCGGTGTTATGTTAGGGAGAGGAATTACAGGTCTGGGTCTGCTGATTCTGCCGTTTCGAGGCGCGAGAGCATAAAGATAGGCAAGAGCCAAGTGGGGTCCTCTTCGTTGTACAGCCGGCCGAGTTTGTTACAGATGAAGAATGAGAGGATGGAGAATCGAGCTCGGGTGTATGAGTTCCTGCGAGGGATTGGCATTGTCCCGGATGAGCTTGATGGGCTGGAGCTCCCGGTGACCGCTGAGGTGATGAAGGAGCGTGTGGATTTTCTCCACAAGTTGGGGCTTACCATTGAAGATGTCAACAACTACCCTCTAGTTCTGGGCTGCAGTGTGAAGAAGAATATGATACCTGTGTTGGATTATTTGGGCAAACTGGGTGTTAGGAAATCGACTTTTGTCAGTTTCTTGAGACGATACCCACAAGTCCTACACGCCAGTGTTGTTGTAGACCTTGCTCCGGTGGTCAAGTACCTTCAAGGAATGGATATTAAGCCAAACGATATCCCTCGTGTCCTTGAGAGATATCCCGAAGTTCTTGGGTTCAAACTCGAGGGAACGATGAGCACCTCTGTGGCTTATCTGGTTGGGATCGGGGTTGCGAGGAGAGAGATTGGTGGGGTCCTAACGGGGTACCCCGAGATCCTGGGGATGCGAGTGGGTCGGGTGATTAAGCCTTTCGTGGAGTACCTTGAGGGTTTGGGGTTACCAAGGTTAGCTGTCGCTAGACTGATAGAGCGCGGGCCACATATCCTCGGTTTTGAACTGGAGGACAGGGTGAAACCCAATGTGGAGTCCCTCTTGGAATTTCATGTTAGGAGGGCTTTGCTTCCATCTGTTGTGGCTCAGTACCCTGAGATTATTGGAATCGAAGACTTGGATGCCAAGCTTCAAAATCAACGCGATTTGCTTAGTTCCATTGCTGAgttgaactacgaggattttGGCCGAGCCATTGAGAGGATGCCACAGGTTGTCAGTCTTAACAATAATCCAGTTGTAAAGCACGTAGACTTCCTGAAGAATTATTGCGGGTTCTCTCCCCAGCAAGTGCGAGAGATGGTTGTTCAATGTCCCCAATTGCTAGCACTGAACATCGATATTATGAAAATGAGCTTTGATTTCTTTCAACAAGACATGAATAGACCATTGGATGATCTCGTTGCATTCCCGGCTTTCTTCACTTATGGGTTAGAGTCAACTATTAAACCGAGGCATAAGATGGTTGCTAGGAAGGGGCTCAAGTGTTCACTTTCATGGCTTCTTAACTGTTCTGATGATAAGTTCAGAGAGCGGATGGACTATGAAGGAATCGATTTGGAGGAAATGGAGCCTGTCCCATCTTTTGATGTGGAGACGCTGATGGAACCAAGGACAGATGATCAATCGGGATCAGACTATGAAGAGGATAGTGAGGATGATGAGGTTATGTAG
- the LOC116212189 gene encoding uncharacterized protein At2g29880-like yields MAPKGDGIVEWTDELESAFVDIMVDKFQRTHTSSWKMKDWEQISRELEDKFPGVILGADKVKTKAQRMKTQYTQFIELIQHTGVGWDGPTNTVKANSDIWDKFIKRHSNFRTFRSKGCKHYEALQLIRGKEPIDIAEGFGDSDDPTDEAEEPVITGSRRRVRKRGSNNKSQLQELIDLYKESKVKKDKAKNSTPLESKKSKSVTSPEKPA; encoded by the exons ATGGCTCCCAAGGGTGATGGCATAGTTGAGTGGACAGACGAGCTTGAGAGTGCTTTCGTTGACATTATGGTCGATAAATTCCAAAGGACGCATACATCAAGTTGGAAAATGAAGGACTGGGAACAGATAAGTAGGGAACTGGAAGACAAATTCCCAGGTGTGATTCTTGGCGCCGACAAGGTGAAAACAAAAGCACAAAGGATGAAGACACAGTACACACAATTCATAGAGCTGATTCAGCACACAGGAGTAGGTTGGGATGGGCCGACTAACACCGTGAAGGCAAATTCTGATATTTGGGACAAGTTTATCAAG AGGCACAGTAACTTCAGGACTTTTCGGTCAAAAGGATGCAAGCATTATGAGGCCTTACAACTGAT CCGTGGCAAAGAGCCTATCGATATTGCAGAGGGATTCGGCGACAGTGATGACCCAACTGATGAAGCTGAGGAACCTGTCATCACAGGGTCGAGGCGACGAGTGAGAAAGAGAGGTTCGAACAACAAGTCGCAGTTGCAGGAGTTGATCGACTTGTACAAGGAAAGTAAAGTGAAGAAGGACAAAGCGAAAAATTCTACCCCTCTAGAGTCAAAGAAGAGCAAGTCAGTGACGAGCCCCGAGAAACCAGCATAG